TAAATTAAGACCTAAAATAGACAATATGCGGTCTAGGTGTAAGAATCTCGTTCTTACATAAATAGAATACTTGTGCTATATTAAAACTGTATAAAGTATAAAATAACAAAAAAGTTTATTCTATCATTTAAACAGATACGAGGAAAAAATGAAGATATGCCATGAATGTATACCTTGCCTTGTTCGTCAGTCAGTCGAAGTAGCTGAACTTATGAGCAATAAAAAAGAACTGCAACAAAAAATAATCAAAAAGACCTTAGAGCAACTATGCGACATAACATTTAATGAAACAGCTCCGTATTTAGCACGACATATCCATAAATATGCTAAACAAATAACAGGAAACCAAGACCCCTATAAAGAACTAAAAATAAAATATAACAAAATAGCAGAAGACCTTTGTTATGAACTTGATTTGCCAAAAATGGTTACTAAGAGTGATAACCCTTTTGATACAGCCTGTAGACTCGCAATTGCAGGCAATATAATTGACTTTGGCTTAGGTATAACTCTAAAAAAACAGGGTATTTACGATTCAATTCAACAAAGCCTAGAGTCTGAGATAGCATGTAACAGTATTCAGGAATTGCATAATGCTGTTAATAAAGCAGAAAACATCCTTATACTATGTGATAACTCAGGAGAAATAGTTTTTGATAAACTGCTAGTAAATCAAATGCCAAAACATAAGATAACTTACGTAGTAAAAGGCGCTGCAATAGTAAATGATGCCACTATGCAAGATGCTATAGATGTAGGCATGACAGATTTAGTAAAAGTAATACACAATGGTGCAGAAGCACAGGGTACGATCTTAGAGCTCTGTTCTGAAGAGTTTATACAAACATTTAACAGCGCAGATCTAATAATTTGCAAAGGTCAAGCAAACTATGAAACCCTGAGCGACCTACACGATCCCCGAATCTACTATTTACTAAAAGCCAAATGCCAATCAATAGCAGACCATTTAAACTGTCAAAAAGGTGCTTATGTAATAAAACATTTTTAGAATAAAAAGCAATTTAGCATGAATAATGTTAGGTTGCTTTTTTTGCAGTTTCTACTTTGGGGTCAGGCTAGAAACACGTATTTTGTGATATAATATTGTATGTAATATTAACTACAGGAGGTGTATTATGGCACGCAGACAACGGCTTCACTATAATGGAGCCCTATATCATGTTATTACAAGAGGCAATAATAAAGATAATATTTTATTAAATAACGAAGATAAACACCAATACATAAAGCGCATTCAAAAATACATAAGTAAATATAATGCTAAAATTTTTGCATATGCAATTATGGACAACCATTGTCATTTGTTAATGCAGGTTTCTGAAGTTCCGTTAGGTAAAGTTATGCAACTTATACAGCAAACCTATACTGCATACTACAATAAAAAATATAATAGAAGTGGTCATGTTTTTGAGCAGAGATATAAGAGTATCCTAGTTGATAAAGATGAATACCTATTAGTACTTATTAAGTACATACATAATAATCCAGTTAAAGCACAAATAAGTGACATTAATTATATGTTTAGTAGCCATAAAGAGTATAGTACTGGTATTGCATCACTATGTAGTATAGATGAAGCTTTATCTTTGCTTGATAGTAACAAAGATAAGGCGATTAAAAGATATTTAAGATTTATGCAAATGAACGATGATATTAAGCCTTTAGCTGAGTTAGATTATTTATTAAATGTTAAAGATTATGATATCGACTTGAATGAAAGATTTTATATAACCAAATTTTTTAATAAGATAAAAAGTGAGTTTGAGGAAAAATATAATATTGATTGTGATGTTTTAAAGGGAAAACATTACAAACCTGATTTGAGGAATATTAGAAATGAATTTGTTATTGAAGTAATAAAAAATAAGGCGATGAAGCAAGTAGAATTGGCTGATTATTTGGGTATTTCTCATCATGCAATATCGAAAATAGTTAATAAGTAAATTACTAGTTTCTAGCCTGACCCCGTTAATATGACACACTTGTGTCAAGTACAATGTAGTAATATTAATGTTATGAAGGAGGCGATAATATATGGAGATTATTACTGTTGATTCTTATAATATTAGTTCTGAGCATATCTGTTGTGCAATTTCAGAGTCTGATACAAGAGCTGAGCTAAAAAAGAATTGGCTTCGAGAGAGATTTGGTGATGGTTTAATTTTTAAAAAGCTAGCAGTAAGAGGCAAAGTTTTTATTGAATATATTCCTGCCGAAAAAGCTTTTGCACCTGTTGAAGCAGATAATTATATGTATATAAATTGTTTATGGGTATCTGGTAAGTATAAAAAGCAGGGTTATGCTAATCAACTTTTGTCTGAGTGTATTACAGATGCTAAAGCTAAGGGTAAGGCTGGCTTAGTGACTCTCTCATCAACTAAAAAAAAGCCGTTTTTATCTGATCCAAGTTTTTTAAAATACAAAGGTTTTAAGATATGTGATACAGCAAAACCCTATTATGAACTTTTGTATTTACCATTGAATAATATATCTCAAGTTCCCCGTTTTAAACCATGCGTAAAACAGCCATCTGTGCAAAAACAAGGTGTAGTTGTTTATTACTCTAATCAGTGCCCTCATTCAGAGATGTATGTTAATATTATTAAAAAAATTGCCCAAAATCACAGTATTTTGTTTAAAGATATTAAGTTTAGTAGTTACCTTAAGGCTCAAAATTCTCCTAATCCATTTACATCTTATGCAATTTACTTCAATGGTAAGTTTGAGACCAATGAAATTTTAACGGCAAAAAAATTCTCTCAATTACTAATTAAGCATAATATGACAGAGTGATGTCTTATTTGCTTTGATATACTCTATCTACTCGAGTATAAATTAATTGAAGAGGTAAATTATATGAAATATGAGCTTATAACTTTAACTGAAATGCAAATTGTAGGATTAGCAGTAAAAGCTGATAATAGTGAAGAAGAAGCATTTGTAATAGGTAACACTTGGCAAAGGTTTTTTGATGAGAGTATTATGAATTCTATTAATAACAAAATTACAAGTTTAGGCATTGGTCTTTATGCAAATTATGAATCAGATGCACTAGGCTCTTATACCTTTCTATGCGGTTGTGAAGTAACTAAAAATAAAAATCCAGAGCTTAATGCTATTACCATTCCAGCTGGCAAGTATGGCAAATTTACAATTAAAGGCCACCCTGTAAACGATCTTATGAAGGCTTGGCAGGAGATTTGGCAAATGCAGTTAAACAGAAAGTTTACTTGTGATTTTGAGGTATATCACTACGATAACGAAGATATGAATAATCAAACTATAGATATTTATATTGCCTTAAAATAAGCTATTTTAATAGTGATATATAAGGATGCTATGTAATGTAGTATCCTTATATTTGTTTTAAAGTTTTAATTGACTTGTTGTACTTATTGTATTATTCTGTAATAGTTCAATTTTAAACAGTTTAAAATTAAACTATTACGTTGCAAACGAAGCAGGAGGTAAAATCATGAACAAAGATCATGTAGGGCAGTTAAATCAGCTCTTTTTTGAGTATATAACGCTTTACCATCACAGAATTGGTCACATTTTTACTGTAGACAATAATGATGAACCACTGTGCAATAAAAATCAAAAAAAGGCTTTATTTGTTATAAAAAAATATCGCAGAGTT
This Clostridium sp. 'deep sea' DNA region includes the following protein-coding sequences:
- a CDS encoding ARMT1-like domain-containing protein; protein product: MKICHECIPCLVRQSVEVAELMSNKKELQQKIIKKTLEQLCDITFNETAPYLARHIHKYAKQITGNQDPYKELKIKYNKIAEDLCYELDLPKMVTKSDNPFDTACRLAIAGNIIDFGLGITLKKQGIYDSIQQSLESEIACNSIQELHNAVNKAENILILCDNSGEIVFDKLLVNQMPKHKITYVVKGAAIVNDATMQDAIDVGMTDLVKVIHNGAEAQGTILELCSEEFIQTFNSADLIICKGQANYETLSDLHDPRIYYLLKAKCQSIADHLNCQKGAYVIKHF
- a CDS encoding transposase; translated protein: MARRQRLHYNGALYHVITRGNNKDNILLNNEDKHQYIKRIQKYISKYNAKIFAYAIMDNHCHLLMQVSEVPLGKVMQLIQQTYTAYYNKKYNRSGHVFEQRYKSILVDKDEYLLVLIKYIHNNPVKAQISDINYMFSSHKEYSTGIASLCSIDEALSLLDSNKDKAIKRYLRFMQMNDDIKPLAELDYLLNVKDYDIDLNERFYITKFFNKIKSEFEEKYNIDCDVLKGKHYKPDLRNIRNEFVIEVIKNKAMKQVELADYLGISHHAISKIVNK
- a CDS encoding GNAT family N-acetyltransferase, giving the protein MEIITVDSYNISSEHICCAISESDTRAELKKNWLRERFGDGLIFKKLAVRGKVFIEYIPAEKAFAPVEADNYMYINCLWVSGKYKKQGYANQLLSECITDAKAKGKAGLVTLSSTKKKPFLSDPSFLKYKGFKICDTAKPYYELLYLPLNNISQVPRFKPCVKQPSVQKQGVVVYYSNQCPHSEMYVNIIKKIAQNHSILFKDIKFSSYLKAQNSPNPFTSYAIYFNGKFETNEILTAKKFSQLLIKHNMTE
- a CDS encoding GyrI-like domain-containing protein; this translates as MKYELITLTEMQIVGLAVKADNSEEEAFVIGNTWQRFFDESIMNSINNKITSLGIGLYANYESDALGSYTFLCGCEVTKNKNPELNAITIPAGKYGKFTIKGHPVNDLMKAWQEIWQMQLNRKFTCDFEVYHYDNEDMNNQTIDIYIALK